Proteins co-encoded in one Nicotiana sylvestris chromosome 7, ASM39365v2, whole genome shotgun sequence genomic window:
- the LOC104216650 gene encoding uncharacterized protein, which yields MARRLFTCFGKGSSHSSSKHHQTSNDNATADLTAEEQKRCGPVVVELFSSQGCATSPEAELLFSRIGRGDFNLEMPVILLAYHVDYWDYMGWKDPFGSSLWTVKQKAYVEALNLDTMFTPQIVVQGRAQCVANEQEALFSCIKSAPRFPAPSFQATFERPTAESLQVSLLGSLRSKVDNNGVNIMIALYECGLVTDCATGENKGKMLANDYVVRKLEKLCSVKDITAKKTISGTVNFSLWDGFNSSKCGVALFVENGSHQICGSQNFKLPENL from the exons ATGGCGCGCCGTCTCTTCACTTGCTTCGGCAAAGGCTCTTCTCATTCTTCTTCCAAACACCACCAGACCTCTAACGACAATGCAACGGCAGACTTAACGGCGGAGGAGCAGAAACGGTGCGGGCCAGTGGTGGTGGAGTTATTCTCATCACAGGGCTGCGCCACCTCACCTGAGGCGGAGCTGTTGTTTTCGAGGATAGGAAGAGGCGATTTTAACCTGGAGATGCCGGTGATTCTGTTGGCATATCATGTGGATTACTGGGATTATATGGGCTGGAAAGATCCATTTGGGTCTAGTTTATGGACCGTTAAACAGAAGGCTTATGTTGAGGCCTTAAATCTTGATACAATGTTTACTCCACAAATTGTGGTCCAAGGACGAGCTCAATGTGTTGCCAATGAACAAGAAGCTCTCTTCTCTTGCATCAAATCTGCCCCCAGATttcctgctccttccttccag GCGACATTCGAGAGGCCAACAGCAGAGTCATTGCAAGTATCCCTATTAGGATCTCTGAGGAGTAAGGTGGACAACAATGGTGTCAATATCATGATTGCTCTGTACGAATGCGGTTTGGTGACTGATTGCGCTACGggagaaaacaaaggaaaaatgctTGCAAATGACTATGTTGTTAGGAAGCTGGAAAAGCTCTGTTCAGTCAAGGATATTACTGCAAAGAAGACGATCTCTGGAACTGTCAATTTCTCTCTTTGGGATGGCTTCAATAGTAGCAAATGTGGCGTAGCTCTCTTTGTCGAAAATGGCTCTCATCAAATTTGTGGATCACAGAACTTTAAATTGCCGGAAAATCTCTGA
- the LOC104216649 gene encoding vesicle-associated protein 4-1-like, translating to MAIADHRKPHNSDGKLWKLCPFWQSGTTSSSSSSTQNLHSQNHSHQNGVGSNNSRSTSSVTSVARSLLPARRRLRLDPANNLYFPYEPGKQVKSAVKIKNTSKSYVAFKFQTTAPKSCYMRPPGGILEPGESVIATVFKFVEHPENNEKPVDQKSKVKFKIMSLKVKEGTDYVPELFDEQKDQVTIERVLRVVFLDPERPSPALEKLKRQLAEAEAALESRKKPPVETGPKVVGEGLVIDEWKERREKYLARQQVEAIDSV from the exons ATGGCCATCGCCGACCACCGCAAGCCACATAATTCCGACGGAAAGCTTTGGAAGCTTTGTcctttttggcaatcaggaactacctcttcatcttcttcgtctacACAGAATCTTCACTCTCAGAATCACAGTCACCAAAACGGCGTCGGATCCAATAATTCTCGTTCTACTTCTTCCGTTACCTCAGTTGCCAGATCATTGCTTCCGGCTCGGCGTAGGCTTCGGCTCGATCCAGCTAACAATCTCTATTTTCCTT ATGAACCGGGAAAGCAGGTGAAGAGTGCTGTAAAGATTAAGAACACTAGCAAATCTTATGTCGCATTTAAG TTTCAAACTACTGCACCAAAGAGCTGCTACATGCGACCTCCCGGAGGCATTCTCGAACCTGGTGAAAGCGTTATTGCCACTG TCTTCAAGTTTGTTGAGCACCCTGAGAACAACGAAAAGCCTGTAGATCAAAAGAGCAAGGTAAAGTTCAAGATCATGAGCTTGAAGGTTAAAGAAGGAACGGATTACGTACCTGAGTTG TTTGATGAACAAAAGGATCAAGTGACTATTGAACGTGTCCTACGGGTGGTGTTCTTGGACCCGGAACGCCCTTCTCCG GCACTGGAAAAGCTAAAACGTCAGTTGGCTGAAGCTGAGGCAGCATTAGAATCTCGCAAGAAACCTCCAGTTGAAACTGGACCAAAAGTTGTGGGAGAAGGTCTAGTAATAGATGAATGG AAGGAGCGAAGGGAGAAGTACCTAGCTCGGCAGCAGGTTGAGGCTATTGATTCAGTGTAA
- the LOC138873283 gene encoding uncharacterized protein, which yields MLNENQTNGNVAGMGATVTSVAASSSRSTPAHAMRFIKEDPPVLAEGTPDDERFVVTEAWKHSDFLCKNYILSCLEDSLYNVYSVMETSKALWNALEKKYKTEEAGLKKFVAASMVINEAFQVATFIEKLPPLRKDFKNYLKHKRKEMTLEDLIVRLRIEEDNKNAEKKSRGNSTIIRANIIEEAPQNKKKKKASGPKNYPSKKTFKGNCNNCGKFGHKAVDCRAS from the exons ATGTTgaatgaaaaccaaactaatggaaATGTTGCAGGAATGGGTGCTACTGTTACGAGTGTTGCTGCCTCGTCAAGCCGTTCAACTCCTGCTCATGCTATG CGAttcatcaaggaggatcctccAGTCCTGGCTGAAGGCACTCCGGATGACGAACGATTTGTGgtaactgaagcatggaaacattctgatttcttgtgcaaaaactacattttgagttgtttggaagatagcttgtacaatgtctatagtgtcatggaaacttcaaaagcatTATGGAATGcgcttgagaagaagtacaagactgaggaggccggacttaagaagttcgtggctgcaa gtatggtcataaatgaggcctttcaagtcGCCACTTTCATTGAGAAGTTACCTCCGTTGCGGAAGGACTTTAAGAACTATCTTAAACACAAGCGGAAGGAGATGACACTTGAAGACTTGATTGTTCgtttgaggatagaagaagacaacaaaaatgctgaaaagaagtcacgtggaaactcgacaataataagggctaacattattgaggaggcgccacaaaataagaagaagaagaaggcttctggaccaaagaattacccaagcaagaaaacGTTCAAGGGTAATTGCAACAACTGTGGAAAATTTGGGCATAAGGCCGTGGATTGTCGTGCGTCATag